In the genome of Chryseobacterium phocaeense, the window ATAAAACAAAAAGACGTTTCAGCTGAAGCGTCTTTTTTTATGATTTTAAATTCAAAAGAAGTTCTTCCATATTCCTTGTTATCTCATTGCACGAAAAGCAGGCTTCTTTACCATCCTGCGAAAACCATCTGCAGTGTTCGCGGATCGGACAAAACATAAGCTCTGTTTCTTTATCGCTGTCTAAATTCTGAACCTTCCGGGACAGGGAGCATTTAGATTCTTCTTTATCCCATTGGGCACAGCCCTTTTCAACACATTTCCCTGTAAAACGGAACCTCTGCTCAAGACCGTTTTTATCATGATTCTGCTCCAGGAAATCTTCTGTAACGGTAAGGGGTGTGATAAAACTGACCTTACCGTCTTTTCCAACCACTCCAAAAAGCTGTGCCCCAACTTTTCCAAGATAACTGGGACACATCTTTTTTGAAGCAAAAGAATCAGCCTCCATATCTTTTTATCTGGGACTGAATGTTCTGGATCTGGCTCTGGATATCAATTCCTGGTTTGAAAATAATGATTCCCCATGGAAACCAATCTTTTATTTTCATTGGTTTTAACAGTCCTTTGAAGTCTCTGTGCGCTCCGAAAGCCTGTGTATTGTCAATCTTTGAAAGTTCAGCAAGAACTACGCTCTGTATTCCCCTGTCGATGTTTTTCAGTTGTTCATCGGTAAGATCTACCCCTTCCAATGAAACGAAAAATTGCTTTTTAGTGGCCATAACTATGGTTTTTATTGGTTTTATTAAGCAAAGTTCGCGGGAAATATTGTTGAAAATTTAAGGAAAAACACCTTTATTGCATAAGTGGAAATCCGGGAAATTGATTTCTGGTTATCAGTATTTTAAATCATATTTCATGTAAGGAAGCACGAAGCTGGAAGATGGAAGTTATTGAACCCTTAAGAAGAGTTTTGTTCCTTTCTTATTCTTTTTTGACAAGAAATAATTAATCTAATATTAACTTCCGGCCTCCCTCTTCCAGCTTCAGTCCAATCTTAAATCATAATATCCTGTAAATCGGGTACTGTCTGAATGTTTTTTCTTCGAAATAAGGAGAATTCCTGTAAATCCAGTCCAGCTGGGCCGTTCCGTCCTCCGAAAACTTTTTATCTGCTGATTTTTTAGCCTCAAAAGCGTCTTTCAGTTTTTTATCATTCTTCAGTAATTCTGAAGCGGTATCTTCAAAAATATAAGCTGAATAATATTCTTTCTGGGCTAAAATTCCATCAAAAAAATTCCAGTTGAAAAATGAGTCTAATGCTTCAGGTTCAAGTGTTTCCACGATATACTTTACACCAGGCTGATCGGTTGAAACCAGATAATCTCCTGCCTGAAAAGCCATTTCCTTTTTTGCTGTGTCCACCGTGGTTTCATAATGAAGGTAATGCCCTTCGTAAGGGTTTTTTACCGTTTTAAAATCTTTGATCTTATAGGATTCCACATGAGCAGTACTGTCTTTTTTAAGGACCGTTATCCTGATCCGGTTCCTTTTCAGTTCTTCAATAACACGGTATTGAGATTGAGGAACCACATAGTATTTAGGAATGGTAATATATCCTGTAGGCACCGCTGTGGTAAAGAGTTTGATCTTTTTCGTAAAAGGCTTATTCCTGTCGTAATACAACCTCGGTTTCCCGGAAATCTCACTGGGCTTATATTTTCCTTCATAGCCCTTGAAATCCATGGTAGAAAACTGTGTGGAATCTATTTTCCAACGAATTCCGTACTGCATCCCGACTTTGTATTGTTTTAAATTTTCAAGGCGAAGCTCTTTTACTTTTTTATAATCTTTATCTAGTTTCTTAAGGTTGACCAGCATGTATCTGTAGGTAGCGTCCACCCTTTTGTCATAAGGCTTCAGCATGTGCGTTTCCGGAACCGTTCCAAGGGAATTGAACAGTGAAGTATAGCCGGTAGAGTATCTGGGAGAATCC includes:
- a CDS encoding M14 family metallopeptidase, with amino-acid sequence MKLKYLLILLSSSLLMAQNSFQTPFEKGNKNQTVTYEEMNAYYQDLAKNFNTIQYLKKGEDDNGKPIYVVVYNPFPEKDIEKLRKNKAVLFVNNGIHPGEPDGIDATMMLMRDLAAKKIKTPQNFIIAAISAYNVSGMLNRGSHSRANQNGPEQYGFRGNLRNYDLNRDFIKADSKNARSFQEIYQWLQPDVFIDNHVSNGADYQYTFTYISTFKERLGKTLGNYFYNDYQAQNLEEMKKLGYESTPYVNIHGDVPDEGFAAFEDSPRYSTGYTSLFNSLGTVPETHMLKPYDKRVDATYRYMLVNLKKLDKDYKKVKELRLENLKQYKVGMQYGIRWKIDSTQFSTMDFKGYEGKYKPSEISGKPRLYYDRNKPFTKKIKLFTTAVPTGYITIPKYYVVPQSQYRVIEELKRNRIRITVLKKDSTAHVESYKIKDFKTVKNPYEGHYLHYETTVDTAKKEMAFQAGDYLVSTDQPGVKYIVETLEPEALDSFFNWNFFDGILAQKEYYSAYIFEDTASELLKNDKKLKDAFEAKKSADKKFSEDGTAQLDWIYRNSPYFEEKTFRQYPIYRIL